The following proteins are encoded in a genomic region of Burkholderia gladioli:
- a CDS encoding isochorismatase family protein encodes MTATVLDSKTALIVVDLQKGIVALPVAHSPAGVVEQSVKLIDAFRAHHLPVVLVNVAGMAPGRNEQPHSGGALPADWAELLPELKQQPDDLLVTKRSWCAFTGTDLDAQLKQAGVTQVVLCGIATSIGVESTARVAHALGYNVTLAVDAMTDLKPEAHANSLERIFPRLGETATAQEIVALLDARRA; translated from the coding sequence ATGACCGCCACCGTCCTCGATTCCAAGACCGCGCTGATCGTCGTCGACCTGCAGAAGGGCATCGTCGCGCTGCCCGTCGCGCACTCGCCGGCCGGCGTGGTCGAGCAATCGGTCAAGCTGATCGATGCGTTCCGCGCGCACCACCTGCCGGTGGTGCTGGTCAACGTCGCCGGCATGGCGCCGGGCCGCAACGAGCAGCCGCACAGCGGCGGCGCGCTGCCGGCCGACTGGGCCGAGCTGCTGCCCGAGCTGAAGCAGCAGCCCGACGACCTGCTGGTCACCAAGCGCAGCTGGTGCGCCTTCACCGGTACCGATCTCGACGCGCAACTGAAGCAGGCCGGCGTCACCCAGGTGGTGCTGTGCGGCATCGCCACCAGCATCGGCGTGGAATCGACCGCGCGCGTCGCGCATGCGCTCGGCTACAACGTCACGCTGGCCGTCGACGCGATGACCGACCTGAAGCCCGAGGCGCATGCCAACAGCCTCGAGCGCATCTTCCCGCGCCTCGGCGAAACCGCCACCGCGCAGGAAATCGTCGCCCTGCTCGACGCCCGTCGTGCCTGA
- a CDS encoding MarR family transcriptional regulator has product MTTSAESERSLEAAVADLTLAIGQLVRRVRSEVDPSDYNLSQLSVLSRIERHGALTTADLARAESMKPQSMGALVVGLEQAGLVERQPHPSDGRQWLIALTPAGAAVSQQRRSAKRAWLLEAVRQLSDEERSALRAATPLLRRLAER; this is encoded by the coding sequence ATGACGACCTCCGCCGAATCCGAACGCTCGCTCGAAGCCGCCGTCGCCGATCTCACGCTGGCGATCGGTCAGTTGGTGCGCCGCGTGCGTTCCGAAGTCGACCCGAGCGACTACAACCTGTCCCAGCTCAGCGTGCTCTCGCGCATCGAGCGGCATGGCGCGCTGACCACCGCCGATCTCGCGCGCGCCGAATCGATGAAGCCGCAGTCGATGGGCGCGCTGGTGGTCGGGCTCGAACAGGCGGGGCTGGTCGAACGCCAGCCGCATCCGAGCGACGGCCGCCAGTGGCTGATCGCGCTCACGCCCGCCGGCGCGGCCGTCTCGCAGCAGCGGCGCAGCGCCAAGCGCGCCTGGCTGCTGGAAGCGGTGCGCCAGCTGAGCGACGAGGAGCGCAGCGCGCTGCGCGCGGCCACTCCGCTACTGCGCCGGCTCGCCGAACGCTGA
- a CDS encoding ABC transporter permease — translation MQLTNSIPSIRLAKLGLRVHCTLVLAFLVAPILVIIPLSFNSGSYFSYPMEGFSLRWYAQAFGSPDWQRAFANSLGIGAVSTLIATSLGTLAALGLARENFPYRSLIMPLLISPMIIPIVVVAAGFYLIFAPLGLVNSYLGVVLAHAALGTPFVVITVTASLLSFDQSLLRASAGLGARPWTTFRRVTLPLIAPAVATGGVFAFATSFDEVIVILFIGGPDQRTVPRQMWSGIRDQIDPSILAVATVLIAFAIALFSCMNWLHGRSRAASAAAAD, via the coding sequence GTGCAACTGACGAACAGCATTCCGTCGATCCGGCTCGCCAAGCTCGGCCTGCGCGTGCATTGCACGCTCGTGCTGGCCTTCCTGGTCGCGCCGATCCTCGTCATCATTCCGCTCTCGTTCAACTCGGGATCGTACTTCTCGTATCCGATGGAGGGTTTCTCTCTGCGCTGGTACGCGCAGGCGTTCGGCAGCCCCGACTGGCAGCGCGCGTTCGCCAACAGCCTCGGCATCGGCGCGGTCTCCACGCTGATCGCCACCAGCCTCGGCACGCTCGCCGCGCTCGGCCTCGCGCGCGAGAACTTTCCGTACCGCTCGCTGATCATGCCGCTGCTGATCTCGCCGATGATCATCCCGATCGTGGTGGTGGCGGCCGGCTTCTACCTGATCTTCGCGCCGCTCGGGCTCGTCAATTCCTACCTGGGCGTGGTGCTCGCGCACGCGGCGCTCGGCACGCCGTTCGTGGTGATCACCGTGACGGCCTCGCTGCTGTCGTTCGACCAGAGCCTGCTGCGCGCCTCGGCCGGGCTCGGCGCGAGGCCGTGGACCACGTTCCGGCGCGTGACGCTGCCGCTCATCGCGCCGGCCGTGGCCACTGGCGGCGTGTTCGCGTTCGCCACCTCGTTCGACGAGGTGATCGTGATTCTTTTCATCGGCGGCCCCGACCAACGTACCGTGCCGCGCCAGATGTGGAGCGGCATCCGCGACCAGATCGATCCGTCGATCCTGGCCGTAGCCACCGTGCTGATCGCGTTCGCGATCGCGCTGTTCAGTTGCATGAATTGGCTGCACGGGCGCTCGCGTGCCGCCAGCGCGGCGGCCGCGGACTGA
- a CDS encoding ABC transporter permease, which produces MTILPQPAPAAQAAPRAHRLAAQAANYRRARRKAAIQALLLALPLLVFLLATFIAPIAILLARSVRNPEVPGAMPELARVLRQWDGRGVPDEAAFAALAAGLRASAEAGSLGEAARRMNFYQSEFRSLLLKTARTVRAHDDGGPWRPLLVQADARWDQPDTWRLLKRASSAWTPDYLLNGIDARVTPDGRVAAVPPDSAVYRAAFARTVSISATVTLLCLVLAYPVAWLLANLPPKQGNRLMLFVIIPFWTSLLVRTTAWYVLLQPGGVINRLLLSLHLVDAPLPLIFNRAGVLIGMTHVLLPYMILAIYSVMKGVPPIYLRAAQSLGAHPAVAFVRVYMPQTLPGVGAGCFLVFVLALGYYITPALLGGAGDEMISQLIAAQTNELLNWGLAGALSAYLVIFTAVFYFIFNRLVGVDRLRFG; this is translated from the coding sequence ATGACGATCCTTCCGCAACCGGCGCCAGCGGCGCAGGCCGCACCCAGGGCACACCGGCTCGCGGCCCAGGCGGCCAACTATCGGCGCGCGCGCCGCAAGGCCGCCATCCAGGCGCTGCTGCTCGCGCTGCCGCTGCTGGTGTTCCTGCTCGCCACCTTCATCGCGCCGATCGCGATCCTGCTCGCGCGCAGCGTGCGCAACCCGGAGGTGCCGGGCGCGATGCCCGAACTGGCACGCGTGCTGCGCCAGTGGGACGGCCGGGGCGTGCCCGACGAGGCCGCTTTCGCGGCGCTCGCCGCCGGCCTGCGCGCGTCCGCCGAGGCCGGCAGCCTCGGCGAGGCGGCGCGGCGCATGAACTTCTACCAGTCCGAATTCCGCAGCCTCCTGCTCAAGACGGCACGCACGGTGCGCGCCCACGACGACGGCGGCCCATGGCGGCCGCTGCTCGTGCAGGCCGACGCACGCTGGGACCAGCCCGATACCTGGCGGCTACTCAAGCGCGCCTCGTCGGCCTGGACGCCCGACTATCTGCTCAACGGCATCGACGCGCGGGTCACGCCGGATGGCCGGGTGGCCGCGGTGCCGCCCGACAGCGCGGTCTATCGCGCCGCGTTCGCGCGCACCGTGTCGATCAGCGCGACGGTCACGCTGCTGTGCCTCGTGCTCGCCTACCCGGTGGCATGGCTGCTCGCGAACCTGCCGCCCAAGCAGGGCAACCGGCTGATGCTGTTCGTGATCATCCCGTTCTGGACCTCGCTGCTGGTGCGCACCACCGCCTGGTACGTGCTGCTGCAGCCGGGCGGCGTGATCAACCGCCTGCTGCTGTCGCTGCACCTCGTCGACGCGCCGCTGCCGCTGATCTTCAACCGCGCCGGCGTGCTGATCGGCATGACGCACGTGCTGCTGCCGTACATGATCCTCGCGATCTATTCGGTGATGAAGGGCGTGCCGCCGATCTACCTGCGCGCGGCGCAGTCGCTCGGCGCGCATCCGGCGGTGGCGTTCGTGCGCGTGTACATGCCGCAGACACTGCCCGGCGTGGGAGCCGGCTGCTTCCTCGTGTTCGTGCTCGCGCTCGGCTACTACATCACGCCCGCGCTGCTCGGCGGCGCCGGCGACGAGATGATCAGCCAGCTGATCGCCGCGCAGACCAACGAACTGCTGAACTGGGGGCTGGCCGGCGCGCTGTCGGCCTATCTCGTGATCTTCACGGCCGTGTTCTATTTCATCTTCAACCGGCTGGTCGGCGTCGACCGGCTGCGCTTCGGCTGA
- a CDS encoding polyamine ABC transporter substrate-binding protein, which yields MKTSTPRIAAAAVAALALLPALSHAADTLSVITFGGAYETAARQAWFEPFSAQTGAKFATESYDGGLAKLQAMEQAKNPTWDLVDMETNDAINACDEGLLEKLDPKAIGKTSDFLPGALRDCSVAAMVWSTVYAYDTTKLKTPPTTIADFFDLKKFPGKRGLRKSPKVTLEWALIADGVAPADVYKTLATPAGLDRAFRKLDTIKSSIVWWEAGAQAPQLLADGAVTMVQAYNGRIDSAVHQDKKPFRIVWDGQLYDYEWWAVPKGAKHADAAKQFIAFAAQPKAYADLTKYIAYAPPRKDSLPLVAKERLADLPTAPANFKRPLQINAGFWADNGDEISKRFQVWLTK from the coding sequence ATGAAAACGTCCACCCCACGCATCGCCGCCGCGGCTGTCGCGGCCCTGGCCCTGTTGCCCGCGCTCTCGCACGCGGCCGACACGCTGTCCGTCATCACCTTCGGCGGCGCCTACGAGACGGCCGCCCGCCAGGCCTGGTTCGAGCCGTTCAGCGCGCAGACCGGCGCGAAGTTCGCGACCGAGTCCTACGACGGCGGCCTCGCCAAGCTGCAGGCGATGGAGCAGGCCAAGAATCCGACCTGGGATCTGGTCGACATGGAGACCAACGACGCGATCAACGCCTGCGACGAGGGCCTGCTCGAAAAGCTCGACCCCAAGGCGATCGGCAAGACCAGCGACTTCCTGCCCGGCGCGCTGCGCGACTGCTCGGTGGCGGCGATGGTCTGGTCGACCGTCTACGCCTACGACACCACCAAGCTGAAGACGCCGCCCACCACCATCGCCGACTTCTTCGACCTGAAGAAATTCCCCGGCAAGCGCGGCCTGCGCAAGTCGCCGAAGGTGACGCTCGAATGGGCGCTGATCGCCGACGGCGTCGCGCCCGCCGACGTCTACAAGACGCTCGCCACGCCGGCCGGGCTCGACCGCGCGTTCCGCAAGCTCGACACCATCAAGTCGAGCATCGTCTGGTGGGAGGCCGGCGCGCAGGCGCCGCAGCTGCTCGCCGACGGCGCGGTGACGATGGTGCAGGCCTACAACGGCCGCATCGACAGCGCCGTGCACCAGGACAAGAAGCCGTTCCGCATCGTCTGGGACGGCCAGCTCTACGACTACGAATGGTGGGCCGTGCCCAAGGGCGCAAAGCATGCCGACGCGGCCAAGCAGTTCATCGCGTTCGCCGCGCAGCCGAAGGCCTACGCGGACCTGACGAAGTACATCGCGTACGCGCCGCCACGCAAGGACTCGCTGCCGCTCGTCGCGAAGGAGCGCCTGGCCGATCTGCCGACCGCGCCGGCCAACTTCAAGCGGCCGCTGCAGATCAACGCGGGCTTCTGGGCCGACAACGGCGACGAGATCAGCAAGCGCTTCCAGGTCTGGCTGACCAAGTAA
- a CDS encoding ABC transporter ATP-binding protein has product MASPPFISFVGVSKSYDGRHAVVDGLDLEIARGEFVSLLGPSGSGKTTTLMMLAGFETPTDGTILLDGRRLDDKLPHQRDIGMVFQNYALFPHMTIAQNVAFPLSVRKVSRADQKRRVARALEMVELSHLAARRPAQLSGGQQQRVALARALVFEPSVVLMDEPLGALDKRLRETMQYEIMRLHRELALTIVYVTHDQNEALTMSNRVAVFSDGRIQQAATPTELYENAQNAFVANFVGENNGLAGRVAAIDGELATLAVGTAGATVVGRLGPGLRVGDAATLALRPERAGVAAPNAGSAPADFNTLAASVHELVYCGDHHRVHLRLPDGQPMVVKVANTRLVELPPVGATAHVIWRRDDCKVLAATAPRATDSSASAQSAAASSSAAPAPSEPGASPLSPSAPPLASGVTR; this is encoded by the coding sequence ATGGCCAGCCCACCCTTCATTTCGTTCGTCGGCGTCAGCAAGTCCTACGACGGCCGGCACGCCGTGGTCGACGGCCTCGACCTCGAGATCGCGCGCGGCGAGTTCGTCTCGCTGCTCGGGCCGTCCGGCTCCGGCAAGACCACCACGCTGATGATGCTGGCCGGCTTCGAGACGCCGACCGACGGCACCATCCTGCTCGATGGCCGGCGCCTCGACGACAAGCTGCCCCACCAGCGCGACATCGGCATGGTGTTCCAGAACTACGCCCTGTTCCCGCACATGACGATCGCGCAGAACGTGGCGTTCCCGCTGTCGGTGCGCAAGGTTTCGCGTGCCGACCAGAAGCGGCGCGTCGCGCGCGCGCTCGAGATGGTCGAGCTCTCGCACCTGGCCGCGCGGCGTCCGGCCCAGCTCTCGGGCGGCCAGCAGCAGCGCGTGGCGCTGGCGCGCGCGCTGGTGTTCGAGCCGAGCGTGGTGCTGATGGACGAGCCGCTCGGCGCGCTCGACAAGCGGCTGCGCGAAACCATGCAGTACGAGATCATGCGGCTGCACCGCGAGCTGGCGCTGACCATCGTCTACGTCACGCACGACCAGAACGAGGCGCTGACCATGTCGAACCGCGTCGCCGTGTTCTCGGACGGACGCATCCAGCAGGCCGCCACGCCCACCGAACTCTACGAGAACGCGCAGAACGCGTTCGTGGCGAACTTCGTCGGCGAGAACAACGGCCTCGCCGGCCGCGTCGCGGCGATCGACGGCGAGCTGGCCACGCTCGCCGTCGGCACGGCGGGCGCGACCGTGGTCGGCCGGCTCGGCCCCGGGCTGCGCGTCGGCGACGCCGCCACGCTCGCGCTGCGCCCCGAGCGCGCCGGCGTGGCCGCGCCGAACGCGGGCAGCGCGCCGGCCGACTTCAACACGCTCGCGGCGAGCGTCCACGAACTCGTCTACTGCGGCGACCATCATCGCGTCCACCTGCGCCTGCCCGACGGGCAGCCGATGGTCGTCAAGGTCGCCAACACGCGGCTCGTCGAGCTGCCGCCGGTGGGCGCGACGGCCCACGTGATCTGGCGCCGCGACGACTGCAAGGTGCTGGCCGCCACCGCGCCGCGCGCCACCGACTCGAGCGCATCCGCTCAATCGGCCGCGGCCAGCTCGTCCGCCGCGCCCGCGCCGTCCGAACCCGGCGCCTCGCCCCTTTCCCCTTCCGCCCCGCCTCTCGCTTCCGGAGTCACCCGATGA
- a CDS encoding aromatic ring-hydroxylating oxygenase subunit alpha: MSRSHPTASGIDEIVRQLQSNCAREFDDARAMPPAVYTSPAFLEREQQTIFRDEWLCVGRAGALANPGDYLTADLGGQPVAVLRAEDGTLRAFSNVCLHRMSVLLEGRGNVRRIVCPYHAWNYSLDGRLQGAPMMDRQAGFCKDSYALPAVRCEVWQGWIYLTLNQAAPPVATRLAELDALIDRYGMGDYVETFHEEHVWNTNWKLLAENFMESYHLPMLHRATVGPHSKLDEMECPPGLPAFNYHWITKEATLPIGNAHPDNRRLEGHWRRTTALLAIYPNHLVTLTPGYFWYLVLQPLGVDRVAIRFGGGLSPEFIDDADAAGHMATLKALLDEVNAEDRRGVEAVFRGVHAPLAAPGHLSHLERPNYDFARYLAARVGD, from the coding sequence ATGAGCCGTTCCCACCCCACTGCGTCCGGCATCGACGAAATCGTCCGGCAACTGCAGTCGAACTGCGCACGCGAGTTCGACGACGCGCGCGCGATGCCGCCCGCCGTCTACACCTCGCCGGCCTTCCTCGAGCGCGAGCAGCAGACGATCTTCCGCGACGAATGGCTCTGCGTGGGCCGCGCCGGCGCGCTCGCCAACCCGGGCGACTATCTGACGGCCGACCTCGGCGGCCAGCCGGTGGCGGTGCTGCGGGCCGAGGACGGCACGCTGCGCGCGTTCTCGAACGTCTGCCTGCACCGCATGTCGGTCCTGCTGGAAGGACGCGGCAACGTGCGCCGCATCGTCTGTCCCTATCACGCCTGGAACTATTCGCTGGACGGCCGGCTGCAAGGCGCCCCCATGATGGATCGGCAGGCCGGCTTCTGTAAGGATAGCTATGCATTGCCGGCGGTGCGCTGCGAGGTCTGGCAGGGCTGGATCTATCTGACGCTGAACCAGGCCGCGCCGCCGGTGGCCACCCGGCTGGCCGAGCTGGACGCGCTGATCGACCGCTACGGCATGGGCGACTACGTGGAGACCTTCCACGAGGAACACGTCTGGAACACCAACTGGAAACTGCTCGCCGAGAACTTCATGGAGAGCTACCACCTGCCGATGCTGCACCGGGCCACGGTCGGCCCGCACTCGAAGCTCGACGAGATGGAATGCCCGCCCGGCCTGCCCGCCTTCAACTATCACTGGATCACCAAGGAAGCGACGCTGCCGATCGGCAACGCGCATCCCGACAACCGTCGCCTGGAGGGCCACTGGCGCCGCACCACCGCGCTGCTCGCGATCTACCCGAACCACCTCGTCACGCTCACGCCCGGCTATTTCTGGTATCTCGTGCTGCAGCCGCTCGGCGTCGATCGCGTCGCGATCCGCTTCGGCGGCGGGCTCTCGCCCGAGTTCATCGACGACGCCGACGCGGCCGGCCACATGGCCACGCTCAAGGCGCTGCTCGACGAGGTCAACGCCGAGGACCGGCGCGGCGTGGAGGCGGTGTTCCGCGGCGTGCACGCGCCGCTCGCGGCGCCCGGCCACCTGAGCCACCTCGAGCGGCCCAACTACGACTTCGCGCGTTACCTCGCCGCGCGCGTGGGCGACTGA
- a CDS encoding LysR family transcriptional regulator, producing METIPLRYSLRQLRYFVVTAETLSFTAAARQLHISQPSISTSIAELEASFGVQLFIRHHASGLSLTPAGRDMLGQARNLLKNAEELQAAAREIDGGMSGTISLGCLVSLAPPLLPAIMSRFVAGHAGVGFRTSEAHQDDLLTALADGTLDIALTYSLDLTDDVAFTPLVSLPPYAILPPQHRLARGKQVALADLLDEPYVQLDLPHSREYFAALFDPLGRRPVPTFRSSQPEVVRGMVANGLGFSILNFPLRSTSTVDGATFVIRPFRGSVTATTLGIAMSRSMKPRQLVTRFAKFCEQSIPELHGQVPATA from the coding sequence ATGGAAACCATCCCGCTGCGATATTCGCTGCGCCAGTTGCGCTATTTCGTCGTCACGGCGGAAACGCTGTCGTTTACGGCGGCCGCGCGGCAGCTGCATATCTCGCAGCCGTCGATCTCGACCTCGATCGCCGAACTCGAAGCCTCGTTCGGCGTGCAGCTGTTCATCCGCCATCACGCGAGCGGCCTGTCGCTGACGCCGGCCGGCCGCGACATGCTCGGCCAGGCGCGCAATCTCCTGAAGAACGCCGAGGAGTTGCAGGCGGCCGCGCGCGAGATCGACGGCGGCATGTCCGGCACGATTTCGCTCGGCTGCCTGGTGTCGCTCGCGCCGCCGCTGCTGCCGGCGATCATGAGCCGCTTCGTGGCCGGCCACGCCGGCGTCGGCTTTCGCACCTCGGAGGCGCACCAGGACGACCTGCTGACCGCGCTGGCCGACGGCACGCTCGACATCGCGCTGACCTACAGCCTCGACCTGACCGACGACGTCGCGTTCACGCCGCTCGTCTCGCTACCGCCCTACGCGATCCTGCCGCCGCAACACCGGCTCGCGCGCGGCAAGCAGGTGGCACTGGCCGACCTGCTCGACGAACCCTACGTGCAACTCGACCTGCCACACAGCCGCGAATACTTCGCCGCGCTGTTCGATCCGCTGGGCCGGCGCCCCGTGCCGACGTTCCGCTCCTCGCAGCCCGAGGTGGTGCGCGGGATGGTGGCGAACGGCCTGGGCTTCAGCATCCTGAACTTCCCGCTGCGCTCGACCAGCACCGTCGACGGCGCGACCTTCGTGATCCGGCCGTTCCGCGGCAGCGTGACGGCGACCACGCTCGGCATCGCCATGTCGCGCAGCATGAAGCCGCGCCAGCTCGTCACGCGCTTCGCGAAGTTCTGCGAACAGAGCATCCCGGAACTGCACGGCCAGGTACCCGCGACTGCATAG
- a CDS encoding phytanoyl-CoA dioxygenase family protein produces MLTDDTRQAFARDGAVVVRGAFADWIDTLRDGVAQNEREPGPYFRNYSPGREQGRFFGDYANWQRIAPFRRFVEQGPAAAVARTLMGSRRARIFHEHVLVKEAGAERVTPWHHDEPYYCVSAAQSVSLWIPLDPVPRDTCVEFVAGSHRWGKLFRPRKFSGVDYDHDSAQLEPMPDIDGNRAAYTILGWDLEPGDAIAFDFHTVHGAPGNASSQRSRRVVSWRWLGDEAVYVERGGETSPPYPELAATLRHGDPLPEPLFPFVG; encoded by the coding sequence ATGCTGACCGATGACACCCGCCAGGCCTTCGCGCGCGACGGCGCCGTGGTGGTGCGTGGCGCCTTTGCCGACTGGATCGACACCTTGCGCGACGGCGTGGCGCAAAACGAACGCGAACCCGGCCCCTACTTCCGCAACTATTCGCCGGGCCGCGAGCAGGGCCGCTTCTTCGGCGACTACGCCAACTGGCAGCGCATCGCGCCGTTCCGCCGCTTCGTCGAGCAAGGCCCGGCGGCGGCCGTGGCGCGCACGCTGATGGGCTCGCGCCGCGCGCGGATCTTCCACGAGCACGTGCTCGTCAAGGAAGCCGGCGCGGAGCGCGTCACGCCGTGGCACCACGACGAACCCTATTACTGCGTGAGCGCCGCGCAGTCGGTCAGCCTGTGGATTCCGCTGGACCCGGTGCCGCGCGACACCTGCGTGGAATTCGTCGCCGGCTCGCATCGCTGGGGCAAGCTGTTCCGGCCGCGCAAGTTCAGCGGCGTCGACTACGACCACGATTCGGCGCAGCTCGAACCGATGCCCGACATTGACGGCAACCGCGCGGCCTACACCATCCTCGGCTGGGATCTCGAGCCGGGCGACGCGATCGCCTTCGATTTCCACACCGTGCATGGCGCCCCCGGCAATGCCTCGTCGCAGCGCTCGCGACGCGTGGTGTCATGGCGCTGGCTCGGCGACGAGGCAGTCTACGTCGAGCGCGGCGGCGAAACCTCGCCGCCGTATCCGGAGCTGGCGGCCACGCTCCGGCACGGCGATCCGCTGCCGGAACCGCTGTTTCCATTCGTCGGCTGA
- a CDS encoding LysR substrate-binding domain-containing protein, translating into MKFIDDDDENHGLPIDASAGPWVAAGAKFTLRQLRYFVAAVAHGGAAQASRRLFIAQPSIASAIRGLEEHFGVQLCIRHHAQGITLTPAGERFHRDAVALLRRVHAFEQSALAGHELAGGEISVGCYEPMAPWLLPRLITGFRARHPGVRFRIGDGEQPELVDGLRRGRYDLAIVYDQALGDDLDRTPLRASAQPHVLLAAGHPLAACPTLTLAQLSAAPMILLDVEPSRRYFLGLFEAAGLTPSVAFASPSIEMVRGLVGHGAGFALLVTRPAADLTYDGMRVVARPLAGRLATTTIVAATLAGAQPTPLTRAFVDHCVAALAEDGDAGDGEGVGEAVAGPRAA; encoded by the coding sequence ATGAAATTTATCGACGATGACGACGAAAATCATGGCTTGCCGATCGATGCGTCGGCCGGCCCGTGGGTGGCGGCCGGCGCGAAGTTCACGCTGCGCCAGCTCCGCTACTTCGTGGCGGCGGTGGCGCACGGCGGCGCCGCGCAGGCGTCGCGGCGGCTGTTCATCGCGCAGCCGTCGATCGCCAGCGCGATTCGCGGGCTCGAGGAGCACTTCGGCGTGCAACTCTGCATCCGCCACCACGCGCAGGGCATCACGCTGACGCCGGCCGGCGAGCGCTTCCATCGCGACGCGGTGGCGCTGCTGCGCCGCGTGCATGCGTTCGAGCAGAGCGCGCTGGCCGGCCACGAACTGGCGGGCGGCGAGATCAGCGTCGGGTGCTACGAGCCGATGGCGCCATGGCTGCTGCCGCGCCTGATCACCGGATTTCGCGCGCGCCATCCCGGCGTGCGGTTCCGGATCGGCGACGGCGAACAGCCCGAACTCGTCGACGGATTGCGCCGGGGCCGATACGACCTCGCGATCGTCTACGACCAGGCGCTCGGCGACGATCTCGACCGCACGCCGCTGCGTGCGAGCGCGCAGCCTCACGTGTTGCTCGCGGCCGGGCACCCGCTCGCCGCGTGTCCCACGCTGACGCTCGCGCAGCTGAGCGCCGCGCCGATGATCCTGCTCGACGTGGAGCCGAGTCGCCGCTATTTCCTCGGCCTGTTCGAGGCGGCCGGGCTCACGCCGTCGGTGGCGTTCGCCTCGCCCTCGATCGAGATGGTGCGCGGCCTGGTCGGGCACGGCGCGGGCTTCGCGCTGCTCGTCACTCGCCCGGCCGCGGACCTGACCTACGACGGCATGCGTGTGGTGGCCCGGCCGCTGGCCGGCCGGCTCGCGACCACCACGATCGTGGCCGCGACGCTGGCCGGCGCGCAGCCGACGCCGCTTACGCGCGCCTTCGTGGACCACTGCGTGGCGGCGCTGGCCGAGGACGGCGACGCCGGTGATGGCGAGGGGGTGGGCGAGGCCGTGGCCGGCCCGCGCGCTGCATAG
- a CDS encoding transporter substrate-binding domain-containing protein, which translates to MFRFSHWKSMLLALALSVGAAAAHADDLLARVKQHGELVVGTEMQFAPFDFLENGQQAGFNKDLFAEVGKLLAVKVRFVDLPWESVLPGLDAGKFDMVAGPLTVTKARMGRYAFTLPIADGTDALLKRAGDASLKQPADIAGKVVGAGKGSAQLDQLKAYVATLPKPPTVREYVDNNQAYADLAAGRLAAVANSLTNVAYVAKQRPAMFALVQPAFGAKVYFAYCMRKDADSASLNAAFNAALVKLNQSGTLATLQKKWFGVAVDLPPAMPTPNF; encoded by the coding sequence ATGTTTCGTTTCAGTCATTGGAAGTCGATGTTGCTCGCGCTGGCGCTGAGCGTCGGCGCGGCCGCCGCGCACGCGGACGATCTGCTGGCGCGCGTGAAGCAGCACGGCGAGCTGGTGGTCGGCACGGAGATGCAGTTCGCGCCGTTCGACTTCCTCGAGAACGGCCAGCAGGCCGGCTTCAACAAGGACCTGTTCGCCGAGGTCGGCAAGCTGCTGGCCGTGAAGGTGCGCTTCGTCGACCTGCCCTGGGAAAGCGTGTTGCCGGGCCTCGACGCCGGCAAGTTCGACATGGTGGCCGGGCCGTTGACCGTAACGAAGGCGCGCATGGGCCGCTACGCGTTCACGCTGCCGATCGCCGACGGCACCGACGCGCTGCTCAAGCGCGCCGGCGACGCGAGCCTGAAGCAGCCCGCCGACATCGCCGGCAAGGTGGTGGGCGCGGGCAAGGGCAGCGCGCAGCTCGACCAGTTGAAGGCCTATGTGGCGACGCTGCCGAAACCGCCGACCGTGCGCGAATACGTCGACAACAACCAGGCCTACGCGGATCTCGCCGCCGGGCGGCTGGCCGCGGTCGCCAACTCGCTGACCAACGTCGCCTACGTGGCCAAGCAGCGCCCGGCGATGTTCGCGCTGGTGCAGCCGGCGTTCGGCGCGAAGGTCTACTTCGCCTACTGCATGCGCAAGGATGCCGACAGCGCGTCGCTGAACGCCGCCTTCAATGCGGCGCTGGTCAAGCTGAACCAGAGCGGCACGCTCGCGACGCTGCAGAAGAAGTGGTTCGGCGTGGCGGTGGACTTGCCGCCGGCGATGCCGACGCCGAATTTCTGA